The following proteins come from a genomic window of Schistocerca gregaria isolate iqSchGreg1 chromosome X, iqSchGreg1.2, whole genome shotgun sequence:
- the LOC126298381 gene encoding inhibitor of growth protein 3-like, with amino-acid sequence MREMDLTVQNNLESLEKRVKLFFAAARRMKAHEKDREYQLICQDYIRTLDFADEKVAMATQMHDLVERYLRKLDQELLKFKYELEADHQGITEVLEKRSLEMDQLSVTKQQKDNYNLTVPRATHYEKKRESVSTAHAAEKRMGVEKSLPVPDQRQSATVSGRVTPSTTPANTSNVGYNLGHIGAGGNAIAAAASQAIAATQKMQQGRRTASLKASYEAINIGVHAHEFSIDKELAGAAQTAIAAIQETTKKQKKKSSHASSNQGASSNASAVSNSVHQTLTLVEEPIATNEVTAVDNSDGNDWEYDPNEPRYCICNQVSYGNMIACDNEDCPFEWFHYACVDVKTPPKGKWYCPQCTSRKRRRSSRKN; translated from the exons ATAACCTTGAAAGTCTTGAAAAACGGGTGAAGCTCTTCTTTGCAGCAGCGCGGAGAATGAAAGCACATGAGAAAGACCGTGAATATCAGCTGATATGCCAAGACTATATAAGAACACTGGACTTTGCAG ATGAAAAAGTGGCAATGGCTACCCAGATGCATGACTTGGTGGAAAGATACTTGAGAAAACTGGACCAGGAACTTCTCAAATTTAAATATGAACTGGAAGCAGATCATCAAGGAATTACAGAAGTATTAGAAAAGA GATCTTTGGAAATGGACCAACTATCTGTCACAAAGCAacagaaggacaactataatttgaCAGTTCCAAGGGCTACACATTATG AAAAGAAACGTGAATCAGTGTCAACGGCACATGCAGCAGAGAAAAGAATGGGTGTTGAAAAATCGTTACCAGTTCCAGACCAACGTCAGTCAGCTACAGTTTCAGGAAGGGTGACTCCTTCTACTACTCCTGCAAATACATCAAATGTGGGATACAATTTAGGTCACATAGGAGCAGGTGGAAATGCTATTGCAGCTGCTGCTTCTCAGGCTATAGCTGCAACCCAAAAG ATGCAGCAGGGACGCCGAACTGCAAGCCTGAAGGCTTCGTATGAGGCCATAAACATAGGTGTCCACGCTCATGAATTCAGTATAGACAAAGAGCTGGCTGGTGCAGCTCAGACTGCTATTGCAGCAATTCAGGagacaacaaagaaacaaaaaaa GAAATCATCGCATGCTTCATCAAATCAAGGTGCAAGTTCCAATGCATCAGCTGTTTCAAATTCTGTGCATCAAACACTTACCCTTGTTGAAGAACCGATAGCGACAAATGAAGTGACAGCAGTTGACAATTCTGATGGCAATGATTGGGAATATGATCCAAATGAACCAAGATACTGTATTTGCAATCAAGTTTCTTATGGCAACATGATAGCATGTGATAATGAAGAT tgtcCATTTGAATGGTTCCATTATGCATGTGTGGATGTGAAAACCCCACCTAAAGGAAAGTGGTATTGCCCACAGTGCACTTCAAGAAAGAGGCGGCGCAGTTCACGGAAGAATTAA